One Magnetococcus sp. PR-3 DNA window includes the following coding sequences:
- a CDS encoding adenylate/guanylate cyclase domain-containing protein, translated as MWRSGSGEWIKKRLFQLLAVVFLVVAVVMGLAWLLPSFHALENHTSDHRIAHYTPFQPQHEQITLVMITEETLKQFPYRWPLDRSFVADLLQALQNKGVRAIGLDVLFHQESEAHKDRHLHQTIRDMKVPTVVHYATTKEGVSSAEQAYLEKLIPPSMRGLAQHQANGVDKRVRHLQGGYKDPQGKHIPSFAHQMMVRMSLKTDHEAQAIRWRRGPDAETSAFNEIPAHLVTSLPDHWFKDKIVLIGVASAYTPSYQTPLSLSNQGQPHASAMIHAQALAHLLANHKSPHADRMAVLIHFGGALLVGLLLGFSARLWARVSLVLLVMGGMWWGVVELFQQGGVLLPFVGAALVLLVTTVTTDRLVGKMERRDRNLLKQAFSRYLSPDLLKQLLDDPSRLTRTAERRELTFLFTDLEGFTTLSEQSEPLVLGRVMNAYFDGVCSIVMNHGGLVVDLIGDAVFAIFNAPVAQKDHAQRAVRCSQEIALFTRSFQEQQQAEGIPVGATRIGLHTGQALVGNFGSEQRFKYAALGDAVNVAARIEGLNKIFGTRVCSSREVLQKTEGNSGLYRSVGSIALKGKEKLVDIEEVVDPQQYNQDYLKQYRTAYEALTAGEVDTALTGFKQLLEQNPDDHCSRLHVNRIEQGATNTSIYMKQK; from the coding sequence ATCGCATTGCCCACTACACCCCGTTTCAACCCCAGCATGAGCAAATTACCTTGGTGATGATCACTGAGGAGACCTTAAAACAGTTTCCTTACCGCTGGCCGTTGGACCGTAGCTTTGTGGCTGACTTACTCCAAGCCCTACAGAACAAAGGGGTGCGGGCCATTGGTTTGGATGTTCTGTTTCATCAAGAGAGTGAAGCCCACAAAGATCGGCATCTCCACCAGACCATACGGGATATGAAGGTTCCAACCGTGGTGCACTATGCCACCACTAAAGAGGGGGTATCTTCCGCCGAACAGGCCTATTTGGAGAAGCTTATTCCACCATCTATGCGGGGGTTGGCACAGCATCAAGCCAATGGTGTGGATAAACGTGTGCGTCATCTACAAGGGGGATACAAGGATCCGCAAGGTAAGCATATCCCCAGCTTTGCCCACCAGATGATGGTACGTATGTCATTGAAGACCGATCATGAGGCACAGGCTATTCGTTGGCGGCGAGGCCCAGATGCCGAGACTTCAGCGTTTAATGAGATTCCTGCCCACCTGGTTACATCCCTACCTGACCATTGGTTTAAGGATAAAATTGTTCTGATCGGTGTGGCGTCCGCGTACACCCCTTCCTATCAAACGCCTCTATCTCTCTCTAATCAAGGCCAACCCCATGCCAGTGCGATGATTCACGCTCAGGCGTTGGCCCACCTGTTGGCCAATCATAAAAGCCCCCATGCGGATCGTATGGCGGTATTGATCCATTTTGGTGGGGCTTTGCTCGTCGGGCTGTTGTTGGGTTTTTCGGCACGTCTGTGGGCGAGAGTCTCTTTGGTTTTATTGGTTATGGGGGGCATGTGGTGGGGTGTGGTTGAGCTTTTTCAGCAAGGGGGGGTGCTTTTACCGTTTGTGGGCGCCGCTCTGGTTTTGTTGGTGACTACGGTGACCACAGATCGCTTGGTAGGAAAGATGGAAAGGCGGGATAGAAATCTTCTAAAACAAGCGTTTAGCCGTTATCTGTCACCTGATCTGCTCAAACAGCTGCTTGACGACCCCAGCCGCCTAACCCGAACGGCCGAGCGTAGAGAGTTAACCTTTCTGTTTACCGATCTGGAGGGTTTTACCACATTATCTGAACAGAGTGAGCCGTTGGTACTAGGTCGTGTGATGAACGCCTATTTTGATGGAGTCTGCTCGATTGTTATGAACCATGGAGGGTTGGTGGTGGACCTGATTGGTGATGCTGTGTTTGCAATCTTTAATGCCCCGGTGGCACAAAAAGACCATGCGCAGCGGGCTGTACGTTGTTCCCAGGAAATTGCCCTTTTTACCCGGAGTTTTCAGGAACAGCAGCAGGCGGAGGGTATACCGGTTGGTGCGACACGTATTGGTCTACATACAGGTCAGGCTTTGGTGGGTAATTTTGGCTCAGAACAACGTTTTAAATATGCAGCATTAGGCGATGCGGTGAATGTGGCTGCCCGTATTGAGGGGCTCAATAAGATTTTTGGTACCCGTGTGTGCAGTTCCCGCGAGGTTCTACAGAAAACCGAAGGAAACAGCGGTCTTTATCGATCTGTAGGTTCGATTGCATTGAAAGGTAAAGAAAAACTGGTGGATATTGAAGAGGTGGTGGATCCTCAACAGTATAATCAGGATTATCTAAAACAGTACCGTACAGCTTATGAAGCGTTAACGGCAGGAGAGGTGGATACAGCATTGACCGGGTTTAAACAGCTGTTAGAGCAGAATCCGGATGATCACTGTAGTCGACTTCATGTGAACCGAATTGAACAGGGTGCTACCAATACATCAATCTATATGAAACAAAAGTAG
- a CDS encoding adenylate/guanylate cyclase domain-containing protein — MAQPTPPAIVYDTHFVEALHEREMISENRINQLRASYFIIFWVMDAFAGLQNNLFTMSILMVTIMTSLLIGAFIYFVHRRTRGGKYQPWIKYLTISFDYLFLLGGILSAHQMEQFAPFLDIGWSMMFITVFICFNFLSAFRHGHAVIIYSTFLTLIANTLVLHWGQVSDQLIIYTLIISLVSGALTYFLSQNLSQLFIQFRQRERLMRFLSRDIVAQMDAGTLDLELGGDKHHVTVLISDLRGFTTFSQNQDPDFVVTLLNEYLTEMSQAIFAQGGTIDKFLGDGILAVFGAPMDNPQHSSAALQAAQQMQERLQALNERWQAQGHPALQMGIGLHSGEVIAGNIGSAERMEYTVIGDTVNLASRIESLTKDYPCSILLSEQTQEQLPSTMRTRFIAETAVRGRTGLIKLYSVSP, encoded by the coding sequence ATGGCTCAACCAACCCCCCCTGCCATTGTATACGACACCCATTTTGTCGAAGCCCTGCATGAGCGGGAGATGATATCGGAAAACCGCATTAATCAGCTGCGCGCCAGTTATTTTATTATTTTTTGGGTGATGGACGCCTTTGCAGGTCTGCAAAATAATCTCTTTACCATGAGCATACTCATGGTCACCATCATGACCAGCCTGTTGATTGGCGCCTTTATCTACTTTGTGCATCGCCGTACCCGTGGGGGAAAATATCAGCCCTGGATCAAATACCTTACCATTAGCTTTGATTATCTTTTTCTGCTTGGTGGTATCCTCTCCGCACACCAAATGGAACAGTTTGCGCCCTTCCTGGATATTGGTTGGAGCATGATGTTTATCACCGTTTTTATCTGTTTTAATTTCTTAAGTGCGTTCCGGCATGGCCATGCGGTTATCATTTACAGCACGTTCTTAACCTTGATCGCCAATACCCTGGTCCTACACTGGGGGCAAGTTTCCGATCAACTGATCATCTATACCCTAATCATCAGCTTGGTCTCTGGCGCCTTAACCTACTTCCTCTCCCAAAACCTCAGCCAACTCTTCATCCAGTTCCGCCAACGGGAACGCCTGATGCGTTTTTTATCGCGGGATATTGTGGCGCAAATGGATGCTGGCACCCTTGATTTGGAGCTAGGAGGCGATAAACATCACGTCACCGTTTTGATCTCGGATCTCCGGGGGTTTACCACCTTCTCACAAAATCAGGATCCCGATTTTGTCGTCACCTTGCTCAATGAATATTTGACTGAAATGAGTCAGGCTATTTTTGCACAGGGCGGAACCATTGATAAATTCCTGGGGGATGGTATTTTGGCTGTTTTTGGTGCCCCTATGGATAATCCCCAACACAGTTCAGCCGCTTTACAGGCCGCCCAACAGATGCAAGAACGGCTACAGGCCCTTAATGAACGCTGGCAAGCTCAAGGTCACCCCGCCTTACAAATGGGGATTGGTTTACATTCTGGAGAGGTCATTGCTGGAAATATTGGCTCCGCCGAGCGAATGGAATATACGGTGATCGGTGATACGGTCAATTTGGCCTCACGCATTGAAAGCCTGACCAAAGACTATCCCTGCTCCATTCTATTGAGTGAACAGACCCAGGAACAGTTACCAAGCACCATGCGCACCCGCTTTATTGCTGAAACAGCCGTTCGTGGCCGAACAGGCTTAATCAAGCTCTACAGCGTTAGCCCCTAA